In Peromyscus eremicus chromosome X, PerEre_H2_v1, whole genome shotgun sequence, the sequence caaggcttgtcttcaaacatacacacataaatatacactcATAATTTTGCTGTGTTAAATATGGGCCAAGTTTCAGCTATAGTGATGTTGGAAGGCTGGGGCTTCTCATTTGTTGTATTGATTGGTAAATCTCTTCACTTTTTCAAGTACTTACTCTCTATGTTGTTAAATGATGGCCCCATGCTATGCCACagtatgaaaagaaacaaaatgaaggtTGAAAGAAAAGAGACCTACTACCTTCCCATTTGGACAGAATTTTGAACAATTGGCACTTAACACAGAGATGGGTTCTGACACCCTAATCTTGAGATCCTTAAGATATGATGTGTGTTTTTGAGTATTTCTTTGGAGATGACttagtatgtatgtatacatgtctgtGATCTGAGAACTCTAGGGGCTTCACCCTTCCAGCATTCTCTAGCTTTGGATTCAAAATTGCAGTCAAATcctcactttgacaagctgtggCTTTCTCTGCTATCCTTTAGTAAAATGAGATGTGCTTATGTGATGCGTATTCTTACCTAAATACTAGAGCTAATAATATTTGTTGAGTACTTCATAATTCATAGTGTTAATATATATTAAGTTCTTAATTGAAATACTTAGAACAATCCAGCAAGGATGTTAGTTACTGCTGACAAGAGAAGCAAACAGATCCAGAAGATTGAAATCATATTCTCGTGATGAATAGGCTATCACAGCCGTGTTAGCAGCAGTCTGTTTTTAAAGTTGGTATGTAAGACAAAACTATTGGAGCCAGCATTTCTTCTTAAAATTCCTAAAGTTGCTCATAACTGTTGTCTTTCAGTGACTCCAACATATTAGCATATTTGGCTTTTCTTCATTTTAGGCATGGattgctttttttaaataaaacaaaacatgcagTTGTTTCTGTAAGCCCTATTGGTGCCCAGTGTTTCCATTCGCTAAGCAATAGTTTCTGGAACAGTAAATGTTGAGTGACTGAAGCCAGCATTGTTTCCTAGGACAGACCTTCTTCCATTTCCACCTCTCTGCTGCTTAGtccacactctttctctctctcacttacAGGCCCTTTGTTCTCATTctaatcttttttgtttctttctgttttaaatatttaattgtttctttcattattgggtgggtgcatgtgcagtgatgagcctgtggaggtcagaggacaaccttttgagaatccattttctccttccacctaaAAACATgtcttctgggaattgaactcagcttgCCAGGCTTGTGCAAacaagtgccttcacctgctgagtcatctcgctTGTCCTTGGTTTTGTGAGACAAACAGCTTGCTGGCATTGAGTTCAcaataatccttctgcctcagccttctgaatgctaaaTTATAAACATTTGTCATGATGCCTAGCTCCTAATCAGAATCTCACCCAGATTTATctatctttataattttttttgtcctGAAGTCCACATTGATCTGATCAATTCTGATTCATCTGAACCCCTGCTTTGAGATTGTGGACTTGACAGAGGGCAGGTGTGATGTGAAGTTTGCCTTCTGATCTCCATGACCATCATCGTAGATTTAAGTTACTCTGTGATAGCTGAGATGGGGGTTTCTGCCACCCTGTCTGCTTCTGAATAATGAATGTGTGGATTGTATGCCCCCAGGGTATCACCGAGGCTGAGCGAGAGGCTTTTGAGCTGCTTCCAGATGATGAACGTCAGTGCATAAAGTGCAAGACCACGTGTTTCCTATCTGCCCTGGCTTGCTATGACTGTCCAGATGGCCTTGTCTGCCTTTCTCACATCAATGACCTCTGCAAGTGCTCCAGTAGCCGGCAGTACCTTCGGTAAGTCTAGGGCCTACCTGAAGGAAGTTAGGAGAGTGCAAAGTTGGGCTACAACATGCTTTTTCCCGTCCTTTTCCAGGTATCGATATACCTTGGACGAGCTGCCTGCCATGCTGCATAAACTGAAAGTTCGAGCTGAATCCTTTGACACCTGGGCTAACAAAGTACGAGTAGCCCTGGAGGTGGAAGATGGGCGGAAGCGCAGTGAGTGATTATGCGGGTAGGGCGGTAGGGGTGGGGTTGGAGGGACTCTACAGACAAGTTCTGTTGTCTTTGCTTCTGTATCCCTGGCCTTTTCCCTCTGCCTTTACATAATGCTGCCTACTTCTTGTTGCTCTCATTTTCCTCCAGGCCTTGAAGAACTGAGAGCACTAGAATCTGAGGCCCGTGAGCGAAGGTTTCCTAACAGTGAGCTGCTACAGCGACTGAAGAACTGCCTGAGTGAGGCAGAGGCTTGTGTGTCCCGGGCTCTGGGACTGGTCAGTGGCCAGGAAGCAGGGTATGTTGGTGTGAGGTGTTGCAGCACAGATAGCTTGCTGCTACTGAAAAGTATGTTACAGTGGGTGGGTTGTGAATACAGGTGGgtccatggaacagtagcaggAAATTGCCAAGTGGGAGATGGTCTGGGAAGTACTGCAGAGTGCAAGACAGGCAACTTTTCGTGGAGGAGAGCCTTAGCAATAAGAAAACTTAGAAGTGTTTATTTTATCAGTGTCTAGAAGATTTGAGAGGTAGGTTGAGGGATTTTGTGGGCAGGAAAGAGTGTGGGAGGTTTAGGGACTAgaacaggacacaagaaaacctgAACATAGTTGCAGTAGAGGGTGGATTGTGAAGTCTAAGAGCTGGCGCTGTAACTTAATGCTTACCTAGTATATGCAGCTCTGGGTTCTAGCTCTGGCTCCATGCGAGTTAGTGGAGGATGGAAAGTCTGCCTTATGTTATCATCGGTTAGTTTATAAGCTCCTTCACCCTCcagctgtttctctctctccgtCTATCCCTTCGTCGTATCAATATGCTTAGATTTGAAAACTCTCCCTGTAGCCAGGGCATTTGTGGGAACATTAAGGTACAAGATCAAAGTAGAACAGATATGGTGAGGAATGGTTTGGGCACAAATGGAAGgagggacctgggtttggatctgAAATCTCACACATGAAACTCCATAGCCCCGACAGGGTGGCTGGTCTGCAGATGACCCTGGCAGAGCTACGGGCTTTTCTGGGCCAGATGAACAACCTGCCTTGTGCCATGCACCAGATTGGGGATGTCAAGGTAAGGAGAGGTGGGCTTAGGTAAGATGGAGTGCATGTGTGAGAAATTGTGGGAAGTATGGGCAAGTTTTTAGATTTGGGACTTGGGACAGGGAGCAGGGATGTAAGTACAAGATGCTGAGTCAAGAGAGGGTTTGCCCGAGGAAGTAAAAGAGGAGGTAATAAAGGTGTTTGTTGGGCCCTGAAACAATGAATAAAGTTTATACAAATAAAAGTAGGATGGAGAAGACAGGGACCCCAGAGTGAGCATGAAGGTTTATATAGCGTAGCACTTCTTAGGGTAGAAGATCTCTTAGTGCTTTGAGAACAGAATCCTATGTAAAGATAAAGTAAAAGTACAAAGGTTTGATCAATCATGTATAAAAGTGCCTAGGAATGTGCATTTTAATATATTCCCCAGGGCATCGTAATGAGCAGTCAAGTgctgaaggagctactgttttagagttcagagaaccagagttcagtccaTGGTAGATCTCCTTTTCTCAGAAGGTTGTGTTGGGAGGCGCTGGAGCAAGGATGTGTAGTGGGGCCTCTTAAGTGGCCTCAACTGAAGGGTTTGTTCTTCATCCTGTATTTTGGTAGGGTATTCTGGAACAGGTAGAAGCCTACCAGTCTGAGGCCCGTGAGGCCCTGGTCTCACAGCCCTCCAGTCCAGGGCTACTGCAGTCCCTGTTGGAGAGAGGGCAGCAGCTGGGGGTAGAGGTACCTGAAGCCCAGCAGCTCCAGCGGCAGGTGGAACAGGCGCGGTGGCTGGATGAGGTAAAACGCACGCTGGCTCCCTCTGCCCGAAGGGGTACCCTGGCCACCATGCGGGGACTGTTGGTTGCGGGCGCCAGTGTAGCCCCTAGCCCTGCTGTGGATAAGGCCCAGGCAGAGCTTCAGGAGCTGCTGACCATCGCTGAACGCTGGGAAGAGAAAGCTCACCTCTGCCTGGAGGCCAGGTAAGTCCAGCCCTCCCTGCTATTCTTTACCTTCAAAATTTAGTGGAGAATCTGAAAAGAATGGCTGTGGGTGGCTTTGGGCGTCACACCTACCCCTACCCTATGTAGGTATATTGAGTTTCTCTGCTCTTTTGTtccttgtcttgttcttttttttctttttaaatctgtatacatagaggcagaggtaggctgatggaaaagcagagaacagatgagtgtgtgtgtgtgtgtgtgtgtgtgtgtgtgtgtagcccagtACCAATAGGCCAGCATATATGCATGCTCAGAAGCGCAGGAAACAAGTGGATGAGTGGATATAGGTTAAAAAGATGCCACACACGTGAGGTGTCTGACAGATTTCAACCATAGGATATGTAAGTGGTTAATATGTGAGCTTCTAGCAGGCTGACAGTGGTAAACATAGGTACAAAAGCTATGGCGGAGGATATATGGGTACATGCAATCTGAAGAAACCAGATCCTGGCAACCATCTTTACCAACATAAAATCTCAGAAGTGTAACAAGAGGGAACAAGAGCCCAGCTGTATATGGCTACCGATCAGGCTGGGCTCTGATCTACAGGCTATGCCAAACTGGCCTGCTCCCCCGCcccttcttttgttgttgtttttaggcAGAAGCATCCACCAGCCACACTTGAGGCCATAATCCATGAAGCAGAAAACATCCCTGTTCACCTGCCCAATATCCAGTCTCTCAAGGAGGCTCTTGCTAAGGCCCGGGCGTGGATTGCTGATGTGGATGAGATCCAAGTAAGGACCTCCCCATCCACACCTAGACCTTCTATGTAGCAGGAAGAGATGATATACAGCCTTATGCTCTGTTTGCATGGCTAGAGAGAGGATTGAGGTACCACATATTGTAAGGAGGCAAAATGCGTTTACAGAGCAATGTTCTTGAGAGAGGGATTTAGGAGGCTGGCCTGAAGGAAGTGGGGTTCTGGTCAGGGTGAGGATGATAGAACATGAGAGTAGAAAAGGACAGGTACCTACCTGGCAGTAGGTAGAAAGGAAGACCACAAAAGCATAGCTAGTCTGGTATCCCTGAAGACTGACTGGCTGCTTTGACTGAGCCAGTGAGTAGATGCAGGTGTCATGTATGGTAGAGGGTACTCCTGAGGACAGTGTCAGTTGTTTCTGCTTTGAGACTATGAGGGCAGACCGTCTTCCCAGCTCAGGCCAGACATGGAGAATTCATAGATAATTGCAAGTTCATCTTGCCTTTCTCTCTTGCCTGTGCCTAGAATGGTGACCACTACCCCTGCCTGGATGACTTGGAGGGCCTGGTAGCTGTGGGTCGGGACCTCCCTGTGGGGCTGGAGGAACTGAGACAGCTGGAGCTGCAGGTACTGACAGCACACTCCTGGAGAGAGAAGGCCTCCAAGACCTTTCTCAAGAAGAACTCCTGCTACACGTTACTGGAGGTGAGGCCCAGCGCTTTTACCTACATCCTCTTCTTGCTTGGACTAGCTGTTTCGACGTAGTTTACATGAGAATAAGAGTTGTTGAGCGGGcacgggggaggggaggagaaggtaAGGGAGGTAGGGAAGCATGGTCATTTgcctctgtctgcctgcctcaggTGCTCTGCCCGTGTGCAGACGCCGCCTCAGACAGCACCAAACGCAGCCGGtggatggagaaggagctggggttGTACAAATCTGACACAGAGCTGTTGGGGCTGTCTGCGCAGGACCTCAGGGACCCAGGCTCTGTGGTAAGAAGCTTAGCTACAGATGGGTAAAGAGCCTGGTGACGATTGTCTGAACCTTGTGACCATGGGCAGACCACTTGCTCCCTGAGCTCAGTTTTCCTGGTTTGGGAGTGGGGTGTTGAGGCCAGAGAATGAAGGAATCAGGTTGTTTACGTTCTTCCCCTTCTTGGGCACGGCAGATCGTGGCCTTCAAAGAgggggagcagaaggagaaggaagggatcCTGCAGCTTCGTCGCACCAACTCAGCCAAGCCAAGTCCACTGGCCTCATTGACTGCAGCCTCCTCTACAGCCTCTATCTGCGTGTGTGGGCAAGTGCCAGCTGGGGTGGGAGCTCTGCAGTGTGACCTGTGTCAGGACTGGTTCCATGGGCGGTGTGTGACGGTACCCCGCCTCCTCAGCTCCCAGAGGCCCAGTCTTACCTCATCCCCACTGCTGGCCTGGTGGGAATGGGACACCAAATTCTTGTGCCCTCTGTGTATGCGATCACGGCGCCCACGCTTGGAAACCATCCTGGCACTGCTGGTAGCCCTACAGAGACTGCCTGTGCGGCTGCCTGAGGGTGAGGCTCTACAGTGTCTCACAGAGAGAGCCATCAGCTGGCAAGGCCGTGCCAGACAGGTTTTGGCCTCTGAGGAAGTGACTGCTCTGTTGGGACGACTGGCTGAACTTCGTCAACGGCTGCAGGCTGAATCCAAGCCTGAGGAATCCCTTGCTTACTCTTCAGATGCTGGAGAGGGCTCTGGCAATATGCCTAAGGTGAGCTTCTTAGCCCAGCTCTTAAGCTCAGATTTCTGTCCCCTGGCCTGCACGTAGGCTCTAGCTCTGTCCCTGTGCTCCAGTTTTAACTCTCCTTTGGCCCAGCCTTTTTGTTCCATCCTCTATCTGTCCACACTCCTAGACCCTGCTCTCTGCGGGCACCCCATGTTTGCCCTTCCTCCAGTAGGTAGAGTCTTTCAGGTTTGGCGTGGGTGAAGGAAGAGTAGGGCCTGGCTCTTCAGTTCAGTTACCCCCTGCCTTTTCCTGATCTTGATATTTGATAGGTCCAGGGGCTGTTGGAGAATGGGGACAGTGTGACCAGTCCTGAAAAGGTAGCCACAGAGGAGGGCTCAGGTAAGAGAGGTAGGTCTAGCTATAGTGTGAGTGGGATGTTGAATGGATATTATCAGtgtggcccctgatgtcctcagCTCTGTTATAGTGGTATAGGATAAGACCAAGGACAGCCTCTAATTCAGCCTATCTCCACAACTTCCAGATCTGGAGCTGCTATCCTCACTATTACCACAGTTGACTGGCCCTGTGTTGGAACTGCCTGAGGCAACCCGAGCCCCACTGGAGGAACTTATGATGGAGGGGGATCTGCTTGAGGTGACCCTAGATGAGAATCATAGCATCTGGCAGCTGCTGCAGGCTGGGCAGCCTCCAGACTTGGAGAGGGTCCACACACTTCTGGAGGTAAGGAGAGGAGTCATTGACATAGCCAACTCAGGCCAAGTAGGCCGGGAGCTCTCAGGCCCTGACTACTTGCCTGTGCTTGTCTTTTGGAAGGGGGAGAGTAGATaggatcttgttatgtagccctgactggtctggTAACTTgctagctatatatatatatatatatagtccaggctggccttgaactcatggcggtcttcctgccttagctatgcaagtgctggaattataggcatgcaccaccaggcctcATTTTAAAAACCTGTCTTTTTTGCCTTTTGTATTCACAGCTGGAGAAGGCAGAGCGCCATGGGAGTCGGACACGAGGCCGAGCCCTAGAGAGGAGGCGGCGGAGGAAGGTGGATCGGGGTGGGGAGGCTGATGATCCAGCCCGAGAGGAGCTAGAGCCAAAGAGGGTACGGAGCTCAGAACCAGAAGCCGAGGAAgtccaggaggaagaggagctggaggaggagactGGGGGTGAGGTCCCTCCTGTACCCTTCCCCACCAATGGCAGCCCCAGCACCCAAGAGGACCAGGATGGCTTAGAACCAGTGTTAGAGGCTGGTTCAGACACCTCAGCCCCTTTCTCTACTCTGACTTCCCAGCTGTTGATGTCCTGCCCACAGCAGCCATCTCGGCAACAATTGTGACAGTGGCTGAGCCTAGCACAGACCCCAACAAAGATCCTTCCTTGGCCTCAAGGATCCTTTCTGACCATCAAGCCTGCTTCTTGGAGGTGGGCGGGTAGGTGGAGAGACTCCCCCCTCACCACCATCCCCAAGACCGTGACTTTTATATTCTGACTCCAAGGTATTGTTCAGACCTCAGCTCCTGGGGGCCGGCCCCTGGAGTCCTGCGTCCCTGGTAACCTGTAACCAGCATTCCCAGACACCAGAGGCAGATAGACAGGTGGGCAGGGGGTTGACTGGGGCTAGGCCAGCACCATTCCAGAGACAAATGCAGGGCACATGCAAACTGGGGgacctctcccttccccccagtTCTGGCCCTGGGTCAGGCCATGCTACACtaaccttccccccacccccccacccccacacttttgcctcccccctcctttttacttccttcttccccttcatctttcccctcccccttacTCTTCCACCCAGGAGGAGGAAACTTCCCGTGGCTGTCCTCACTTTTTTATTTTCGATGAATTTTGTTAGGGTTGAACAGGGCTGCCTATGGTCTGAAGGCTTTTGGTGCTTGTCCACACACCCACCTCAAcccttccttcccatcctcctccGTCTCCTCCTCCTGGGTTCATGCTGTAATAAAAGAAGATTGTTGGTGTGTAATTAATTTGTtcaaagggagaaaaacaaaaacaagaaactttTGTTCCAACTAAAgcctattttaattttattttattattttcctcgTTAGAAATAAAACCCTTAGGAATGTTTTTTTGAaacctgtttctgaagtgcatttCTCTTCCAAAGGAGAGCAGAACCTTCCTCGCCCGTTACTGGAGCAGCTACAGTGCTAGTGGTAGTGCCAGGGCCAAGGCCAGGGAGTCAGGGCTCTGAATGGGAACCTTCCCAGCTTCTCTCTAACCTTGGGAAAGATAGCCCGCCCGCCCCCAAGCCATTTCCCTGTCTTCAGACTGGTGGGCACTGATCCCTCTGGGGGATTTGCACAGCAGCTTCCCCTAGCTTTGTGCTCTTATTTTCCTGTTCTCCGGGGGACTTTTTCTTCATGGCTTTATTGAAGTATAGTTTCCATGCTATAAAGTCGAGCtgttttaaatatgtaatttgaTGAGTCAGACCATCCTTGATGTTTCTCTGTTAGTTTCTTTCTGCCCCTAATGAATGTGTGGTTAATTTGTAATTTCTGTGTCACTGTTAAACTGCTCTATTGAGATGAAATTTGCGTACCATACAGTTCATCCAATTCAGTATACAGTTCAGTGGCTTTTAGTATATTTCAGTCATTGAATGAACCTTCATtgcaaaaaaaattttagaatgTTTTTATGGCCCTTAGAAGAAACTCCACATTCCCTAGGTGTTCCCTCCCACTCACATTTGTCTCTTCTGgacattttatataaatgaaattatacAATATGTGatccttttgtgtctggcttctttgacTTGGCATAGTAGATTCAAGCCTATTAATAGTCCTACAGTAGTTAGATTTTCACCCTTCTGAACCTGAAAGATGAAAGGACTGTGCTTGATTAGGGACTGCCTTCCTGAGGTATGTTTAtacatggttttgtttgtttggttgggttttttttttgtgggtatCTGTATGCATTTTTCCCCCAGATAGGACCCACCAGGTTTGCATCATATTTATAAAGGGACCATAACCCTCCAAAGACTAAGAAGCATTCTTTGTAGTTCTAAGTGTTCTCTGTTCAGAGTTTACCTAGGGAATAGAGGAGGAAGTAAAAGCTTGGAGACCCTGCTTCACTCGCTAGCTTCCAGGCATCTCTGACTTCTCTAAGGTTTTTCCTCTTCTCAAGGTTATATAAGGTTTTATAGGCTAAAGTCAAGTCTTGATCGCTAGTTCAGGAACTCAGCACACCAGCACTCTTTTTGCCCTTCCTTGTTTATATGTTCAGAAGGATCATTTTGCTCCATTTCTCCCCTTTCCAGGATTTCCAGTTGCTAAGACTCTAGTGTTATGAGATATCCCAACCTCTTTTGGTGGCTCTCTGGTGGGAGCatggcttagacctgcctcatcCACTCTTTTAGTCTTTGTTGAAAGGTAAACACCAGTGAACAGTAAATACCCCTGCCCTGGGTCCATTTTGATCCTAAGTTGTAAACAAGGGGAAAAGGCTGGCCTTTGCCCACCTGTTGGAATTAATCATGGTTTTCCAGTGCAAGTTGGAGGTAGCAGAAGAGACACCTAGGACAAGTACCCAAAGGAGCTTGATCTTGACATTTTCCTACCACTTTACTCCAAGCAGCCAGGCACTAGAAGAAGCAgccaaaagagaggaaaagatggTACCTACAACCCACAGCAACTGCTAGGCTAGTGAATCTCACAGGCCAAGGTAGGGGTCCTTTGTGGTATGGACTTATCCCTTACCAATTTCCATACAGCTTTTCTCAGCTTGGCACTTTCTGCCTTATCCCTTTCATACACTTTCTGCCCATTCCACAGTGTACATGTAGCCATCATTGATGCAAAACTGTCTTATGGTTtctaattgctgtgataaaacacctcgtccaaaagcagcttggggaagaaagggtttatttcagcttgcagcttgtagtccatcatccagggaagtagGCAGGAACTGACACACAAGCCGTAGAGGagtcctgcttactggcttgttccccgtggcttgctcagcctgctttcatatagcacccaggaccacagccCAAGGGTGGCatatccacagtgagctgggccctccaatATCAGTCATCAGTCAAGGAAATGCACCATGGGCCAATCCAATGGGAGCATTTTCCCAATGGAGGTTTCCCTCCTCACTCAAGAGAGCACAAAATGAGTGGGAACTTTTTACCTCAGAATCACTTAGTTTACAGATACCACCTTGCTGCTACATCCTACCAGACAGCTCCACTCCTGTCAGGATAGCACCTGAGTATGCAGGGGATAGAAGGAGATACTGCTTCTACTAAAAACagattcctctctccctctccccctcctccccccccttctcccctctctttgagacagggtttctctgagtagccctaactgtcctggatcttgttctgtagtccaggctggcctcaaactcacagagatctgcctggctctgcctcccaagtgcttgaatcaaaggtgtgccaccacatccagcatcTAAATTCCTCTCTTGTTCCAACTGTCAATTACTCCCAGCCTCTATCTTTTCAGTACCTCCACTGTGCCTTAAATCATGGCCACAACACTGGGTTTAATGAATCTCCCCTCCCTGAAACTTCCTATACTGAGAGTTCCTGGAAGAAAGCAAGAGCCAGGCCTGAGAGTCCTCTGCTGTTtcaaggcgggggggggggggggggggggggggcgggggggggagtcTTGCATAGTCAGTTCAGAAAGAGACGGCTACAAACAGCAGTTGCAACCCTACA encodes:
- the Kdm5c gene encoding lysine-specific demethylase 5C isoform X2, translated to MELGSDDFLPPPECPVFEPSWAEFRDPLGYIAKIRPIAEKSGICKIRPPADWQPPFAVEVDNFRFTPRIQRLNELEAQTRVKLNYLDQIAKFWEIQGSSLKIPNVERRILDLYSLSKIVVEEGGYETICKDRRWARVAQRLNYPPGKNIGSLLRSHYERIVYPYEMYQSGANLVCNTRPFDNEEKDKEYKPHSIPLRQSVQPSKFNSYGRRAKRLQPDPEPTEEDIEKNPELKKLQIYGAGPKMMGLGLMAKDKTLRKKDKEGLECPPTVVVKEELGGDVKMESASPKTFLEGKEELSHSPEPCTKMTMRLRRNHSNAQFIESYVCRMCSRGDEDDKLLLCDGCDDNYHIFCLLPPLPEIPKGVWRCPKCVMAECKRPPEAFGFEQATREYTLQSFGEMADSFKADYFNMPVHMVPTELVEKEFWRLVNSIEEDVTVEYGADIHSKEFGSGFPVSDSKRHLTPEEEEYATSGWNLNVMPVLEQSVLCHINADISGMKVPWLYVGMVFSAFCWHIEDHWSYSINYLHWGEPKTWYGVPSLAAEHLEEVMKKLTPELFDSQPDLLHQLVTLMNPNTLMSHGVPVVRTNQCAGEFVITFPRAYHSGFNQGYNFAEAVNFCTADWLPAGRQCIEHYRRLRRYCVFSHEELICKMAACPEKLDLNLAAAVHKEMFIMVQEERRLRKALLEKGITEAEREAFELLPDDERQCIKCKTTCFLSALACYDCPDGLVCLSHINDLCKCSSSRQYLRYRYTLDELPAMLHKLKVRAESFDTWANKVRVALEVEDGRKRSLEELRALESEARERRFPNSELLQRLKNCLSEAEACVSRALGLVSGQEAGPDRVAGLQMTLAELRAFLGQMNNLPCAMHQIGDVKGILEQVEAYQSEAREALVSQPSSPGLLQSLLERGQQLGVEVPEAQQLQRQVEQARWLDEVKRTLAPSARRGTLATMRGLLVAGASVAPSPAVDKAQAELQELLTIAERWEEKAHLCLEARQKHPPATLEAIIHEAENIPVHLPNIQSLKEALAKARAWIADVDEIQNGDHYPCLDDLEGLVAVGRDLPVGLEELRQLELQVLTAHSWREKASKTFLKKNSCYTLLEVLCPCADAASDSTKRSRWMEKELGLYKSDTELLGLSAQDLRDPGSVIVAFKEGEQKEKEGILQLRRTNSAKPSPLASLTAASSTASICVCGQVPAGVGALQCDLCQDWFHGRCVTVPRLLSSQRPSLTSSPLLAWWEWDTKFLCPLCMRSRRPRLETILALLVALQRLPVRLPEGEALQCLTERAISWQGRARQVLASEEVTALLGRLAELRQRLQAESKPEESLAYSSDAGEGSGNMPKVQGLLENGDSVTSPEKVATEEGSGKRDLELLSSLLPQLTGPVLELPEATRAPLEELMMEGDLLEVTLDENHSIWQLLQAGQPPDLERVHTLLELEKAERHGSRTRGRALERRRRRKVDRGGEADDPAREELEPKRVRSSEPEAEEVQEEEELEEETGGEVPPVPFPTNGSPSTQEDQDGLEPVLEAGSDTSAPFSTLTSQLLMSCPQQPSRQQL